The proteins below come from a single Salvelinus alpinus chromosome 18, SLU_Salpinus.1, whole genome shotgun sequence genomic window:
- the LOC139543456 gene encoding polymeric immunoglobulin receptor-like encodes MNSHLSLLLLLLFIFSRLSGAYRVSVKTGGSITIQCHYHHYHIKHLKYLCIEDHFDSSSPVVHTDPPKRTNKASISDDINQLTFTVTMTDLEPEDSGRYWCAVEINGGSDVRTGWFELSVTAGTPEHYVDQQEVTGVERRSVNVKCYYSDNVNRNWCRIGTVGSVSCVWMSSGTIDRTSVTLQQTTDATRGNILMVTMSGLKMENAGWYRCRVGDLMMPVHITVRQQTTTQSTTTMTTTKAPTTEQSSFSSTAEPVQTDNTVQGPEPVQTDNTVQGPEPVQTDNTVQGPEPVQTDNTVQGPEPVQTDNTVQGPEGGKEKDTMRYSRTLCGPTGGDWG; translated from the exons ATGAATTCTCatctatccctcctcctcctcctcctcttcatcttctccAGACTCTCCG GTGCTTATCGTGTGTCTGTGAAGACAGGAGGCTCCATCACCATCCAATGTCACTATCATCATTATCATATCAAACATTTGAAATATTTGTGTATAGAAGATCATTTCGATAGTTCTTCCCCTGTTGTACACACTGACCCTCCTAAAAGAACAAATAAGGCCTCAATCTCTGATGACATTAACCAGCTAACCTTCACTGTGACCATGACTGATTTGGAGCCAGAGGACTCTGGACGTTACTGGTGTGCTGTTGAGATCAATGGTGGATCAGATGTCAGGACAGGATGGTTCGAGCTATCTGTCACTGCAG GTACTCCAGAACACTATGTGGACCAACAGGAAGTGACTGGAGTTGAACGGAGGAGTGTCAATGTAAAATGTTACTATAGTGACAATGTAAATAGGAACTGGTGTAGGATTGGCACGGTTGGCAGTGTCTCCTGTGTGTGGATGAGTTCTGGGACTATAGATAGAACATCAGTGACCCTACAGCAGACCACTGATGCCACCAGAGGAAACATCTTAATGGTGACTATGAGTGGTCTGAAGATGGAGAACGCTGGCTGGTACAGGTGTAGAGTGGGAGACCTTATGATGCCTGTTCACATCACTGTCAGACAACAAACCACCACACAAAGTACCACCACTATGACCA CAACTAAAGCTCCAACCACTGAACAATCATCTTTCTCTTCAACTGCTGAGCCTGTTCAGACTGACAACACAGTCCAAGGACCTGAGCCTGTTCAGACTGACAACACAGTCCAAGGACCTGAGCCTGTTCAGACTGACAACACAGTCCAAGGACCTGAGCCTGTTCAGACTGACAACACAGTCCAAGGACCTGAGCCTGTTCAGACTGACAACACAGTCCAAGGACCTGAGGGGGGCAAGGAGAAGGACACCATGAG GTACTCCAGAACTCTATGTGGACCAACAGGAGGTGACTGGGGTTGA